In a genomic window of Glycine max cultivar Williams 82 chromosome 13, Glycine_max_v4.0, whole genome shotgun sequence:
- the LOC100788143 gene encoding cold-responsive protein kinase 1, producing MSCGCFGASTLKRKRNPSRTPNEIDGFPLDNVKNFSDKDLRLATDNYNPSKKLGRGGFGTVYQGTLKNGQQVAVKTLSAGSKQGVREFLTEIKTISNVKHPNLVELVGCCVQEPNRILVYEYVENNSLDRALLGPRSSNIRLDWRKRSAICMGTARGLAFLHEELVPHIVHRDIKASNILLDRDFKPKIGDFGLAKLFPDDITHISTRIAGTTGYLAPEYAMGGQLTMKADVYSFGVLILEIISGKSSARTNWGGSNKFLLEWAWNLYEEGKLLELVDPDMVEFPEEEVIRYMKVAFFCTQAAASRRPMMSQVVDMLSKNMRLNEKQLTAPGLFQDSGASSQKKSSFESTSYQFSSNSSSITQLSPR from the exons ATGAGTTGTGGCTGCTTTGGAGCCTCAACTCTCAAGAGGAAAAGGAATCCTTCTCGTACTCCTAATGAGATTGATG GCTTTCCACTTGATAATGTTAAGAATTTCTCTGATAAAGACCTGAGACTGGCCACTGATAACTATAATCCAAGCAAAAAGCTAGGACGAGGAGGTTTTGGTACTGTTTACCAG GGAACTTTAAAAAATGGACAACAGGTGGCAGTGAAGACACTTTCAGCTGGGTCAAAGCAGGGAGTTCGTGAatttttaactgaaattaaaaCTATATCAAATGTTAAGCATCCAAACCTTGTTGAATTGGTTGGTTGCTGCGTTCAAGAACCTAATCGCATATTAGTGTATGAATATGTGGAAAATAACAGCCTTGATCGTGCATTACTAG GCCCAAGAAGTTCAAATATCAGATTAGACTGGAGAAAAAGATCTGCTATTTGCATGGGTACTGCAAGAGGTCTTGCATTTCTTCACGAAGAACTTGTGCCACACATTGTGCACAGAGACATCAAGGCAAGCAACATACTACTTGACAGAGACTTCAAACCAAAAATAGGAGATTTTGGGTTGGCAAAATTGTTTCCAGACGACATCACTCACATTAGCACAAGGATTGCTGGAACAAC TGGTTACTTAGCACCGGAATATGCAATGGGTGGCCAGTTAACCATGAAGGCTGATGTATACAGTTTTGGGGTTCTCATACTTGAAATAATCAGTGGCAAAAGCAGTGCAAGGACAAACTGGGGAGGGTCCAACAAATTTCTATTGGAATGG GCTTGGAACCTATATGAAGAGGGAAAACTGTTGGAGCTTGTGGATCCTGACATGGTTGAATTCCCCGAAGAAGAGGTAATTAGGTACATGAAGGTTGCTTTCTTCTGCACACAAGCAGCAGCAAGTAGAAGGCCAATGATGTCCCAGGTTGTGGATATGCTGTCCAAGAACATGAGGCTGAATGAAAAGCAATTAACAGCACCAGGGTTGTTCCAGGATTCAGGAGCTTCCTCTCAAAAGAAGTCATCCTTTGAATCCACAAGTTATCAATTTAGCTCTAACTCTTCCAGTATTACTCAGTTGTCCCCACGATga
- the LOC100788673 gene encoding clathrin light chain 1 produces the protein MASTFDAFTVDDDHFAAPAAADTFSGYPDFSSFPSDDVPVDYADTAASPEIFGFSDPGPVYSQSPFEQVHENGNGNGTENGYGDGVFVSNGPVLPPPGEMEPEEGYVLREWRRQNVIQLEEKEKREKEMRLKIIEEAEEYKVAFYEKRKLNVETNKVQNKEREKLYLANQEKFHKEADKNYWKAIGEIIPREVPNIEKKRSKKDQENKPSITVVQGPKPGKPTDLSRLRQILLKLKHTPPAHMIPPPPAPAKDAKDGKDGKETASKANGAAPASQPKDATTNNAATDLPQKEAPPAPVEQSST, from the exons ATGGCTTCCACCTTCGACGCCTTCACCGTCGACGACGACCACTTCGCCGCCCCCGCCGCCGCCGACACCTTCTCTGGCTACCCCGACTTCTCCTCCTTCCCCTCCGACGACGTCCCCGTCGATTACGCCGACACCGCGGCGTCGCCGGAGATCTTCGGATTCAGCGATCCCGGTCCAGTTTACTCCCAGTCTCCCTTCGAGCAAGTGCACGAGAATGGGAATGGAAATGGAACCGAAAACGGCTACGGCGACGGCGTTTTCGTCTCCAACGGACCGGTGCTTCCGCCGCCGGGAGAAATGGAGCCTGAGGAAGGTTACGTTCTTCGGGAGTGGCGCCG TCAAAATGTCATCCAGCTtgaggagaaggagaaaagggaaaaagaaatgaGACTGAAAATTATCGAGGAAGCCGAGGAGTATAAGGTGGCTTTCTATGAGAAAAGAAAGCTTAATGTTGAGACCAACAAggttcaaaacaaagaaagggaaaag TTATACTTGGCCAATCAAGAGAAATTCCACAAAGAGGCTGACAAAAATTACTGGAAAGCCATTGGGGAGATCATTCCTCGTGAAGTTCCCAACATTGAGAAGAAAAGAAGCAAAAAGGATCAGGAGAATAAGCCGTCAATCACAGTTGTCCAAGGCCCAAAGCCTGGGAAACCCACAGATCTTTCTAGGTTGAGGCAGATATTGTTGAAGCTGAAACACACACCACCAGCTCACATGATTCCCCCTCCTCCAGCACCTGCTAAAGACGCCAAAGATGGGAAAGACGGAAAAGAAACAGCTTCTAAAGCAAATGGAGCTGCACCTGCATCACAACCAAAGGATGCCACCACCAATAACGCTGCCACAGATTTACCCCAGAAGGAAGCTCCACCAGCCCCTGTGGAGCAATCTTCTACATAA
- the LOC100789209 gene encoding RNA polymerase II C-terminal domain phosphatase-like 1, with amino-acid sequence MYKSVVYQGEVVVGEVDVYPEENNNNNNKNYNKNFHVKEIRISHFSQPSERCPPLAVLHTVTSCGVCFKMESKTQQQDGLFQLHSLCIRENKTAVMPLGGEEIHLVAMHSRNDDRPCFWGFIVTLGLYDSCLVMLNLRCLGIVFDLDETLIVANTMRSFEDRIDALQRKINSEVDPQRISGMQAEVKRYLDDKNILKQYAENDQVVDNGRVIKVQSEIVPALSDSHQPIVRPLIRLQDKNIILTRINPQIRDTSVLVRLRPAWEDLRSYLTARGRKRFEVYVCTMAERDYALEMWRLLDPDSNLINSKELLGRIVCVKSGLKKSLFNVFQDGSCDPKMALVIDDRLKVWDERDQPRVHVVPAFAPYYAPQAEASNTIPVLCVARNVACNVRGGFFKDFDDGLLQKIPQIAYEDDIKDVPSPPDVSNYLVSEDDGSISNGNRDPFLFDGMADAEVERKLKDALAAASTFPVTTANLDPRLTSLQYTMVPSGSVPPPTAQASMMPFPHVQFPQPATLVKPMGQAAPSDPSLHSSPAREEGEVPESELDPDTRRRLLILQHGQDTRDHASAEPPFPVRHPVQASAPRVPSSRGVWFPVEEEIGSQPLNRVVPKEFPVDSGPLGIEKPRLHHPSFFNKVESSISSDRILHDSHQRLPKEMYHRDDRPRLNHMLSSYRSFSGDDIPFSRSSSSHRDLDSESGHSVLHADTPVAVLHEIALKCGTKVDFMSSLVASTELKFSLEAWFSGKKIGHGFGRTRKEAQNKAAKDSIEHLADIYLSSAKDEPGSTYGDVSGFPNVNDNGYMGIASSLGNQPLSKEDSASFSSASPSRALDPRLDVSKRSMGSISALKELCMMEGLGVNFLSTPAPVSTNSVQKDEVHAQVEIDGKIFGKGIGLTWDEAKMQAAEKALGNLRSKLGQSIQKMQSSPRPHQGFSNKRLKQEYPRTMQRMPSSARYPRNAPPIP; translated from the exons atgtatAAATCGGTGGTGTACCAGGGGGAGGTGGTGGTGGGTGAGGTAGATGTATACCCAGaagagaacaacaacaacaacaacaagaactaCAACAAGAACTTCCATGTGAAGGAAATCAGAATAAGCCACTTCTCGCAACCTAGTGAGAGATGTCCCCCACTTGCTGTGCTTCACACTGTTACCTcatgtggtgtttgcttcaaAATGGAGTCAAAGACTCAGCAGCAGGACGGCCTCTTTCAATTGCACTCCTTGTGTATCAGAGAGAACAAG ACTGCTGTAATGCCACTGGGTGGGGAAGAAATACATTTGGTTGCAATGCATTCTCGGAATGATGATAGACCATGCTTTTGGGGATTTATTGTTACCTTGGGACTTTACGATTCATGTCTCGTGATGCTAAATCTTAGATGTTTGGGTATAGTGTTTGATCTGGATGAAACACTCATTGTAGCAAACACAATGCGATCATTTGAGGATAGAATTGATGCACTCCAGAGAAAAATAAACTCTGAGGTAGATCCACAGCGAATTTCTGGTATGCAGGCGGAGGTCAAGCGCTACCTAGATGACAAGAATATATTGAAGCAATATGCTGAAAATGATCAGGTTGTTGATAATGGGAGAGTGATAAAAGTTCAATCTGAGATTGTTCCGGCATTATCAGACAGTCATCAGCCTATAGTTCGGCCACTGATCCGGTTACAGGATAAGAACATTATTCTGACACGCATCAATCCACAG ATTCGTGATACGAGTGTTCTTGTGAGGTTGAGACCTGCATGGGAAGATCTTCGGAGCTACCTTACTGCAAGAGGACGCAAGCGTTTTGAGGTTTATGTCTGCACAATGGCTGAAAGGGACTATGCACTAGAAATGTGGAGACTTCTTGATCCAGattcaaatttgataaattcTAAAGAACTATTAGGTCGCATTGTATGCGTTAAGTCTG GTTTGAAGAAGTCATTGTTCAATGTCTTCCAAGATGGTTCATGTGATCCAAAGATGGCATTGGTAATTGATGATCGCTTGAAAGTGTGGGATGAGAGGGATCAACCTCGGGTGCATGTTGTTCCTGCATTTGCTCCATACTATGCTCCTCAAGCTGaa GCAAGCAATACTATCCCTGTTCTGTGTGTTGCAAGAAATGTTGCTTGCAATGTTAGGGGTGGCTTCTTTAA GGATTTTGATGATGGTCTTTTACAAAAGATTCCTCAAATTGCATATGAAGATGATATCAAAGATGTACCTTCTCCTCCTGATGTGAGCAATTATCTAGTTTCAGAG GATGATGGTTCTATTTCCAATGGAAACAGAGATCCGTTCTTGTTTGATGGCATGGCAGATGCTGAGGTAGAAAGAAAATTGAAG GATGCACTAGCGGCAGCTTCAACTTTCCCTGTGACAACTGCTAATCTAGATCCCAGGCTCACTTCTCTTCAGTACACAATGGTGCCTTCTGGTTCAGTTCCTCCTCCAACAGCACAAGCATCTATGATGCCATTTCCCCATGTACAGTTCCCTCAACCTGCTACACTAGTAAAGCCAATGGGTCAAGCTGCCCCTTCCGATCCTAGCTTGCATAGCTCTCCTGCTAGAGAAGAAGGTGAAGTACCTGAATCAGAATTAGATCCAGATACAAGGCGTAGGCTTCTCATATTGCAACATGGACAAGATACCAGGGATCATGCATCCGCTGAGCCTCCATTTCCTGTTAGACATCCTGTGCAAGCCTCTGCTCCTCGTGTTCCATCATCACGGGGGGTTTGGTTTCCTGTAGAAGAGGAGATTGGTTCACAGCCACTAAACCGGGTAGTACCTAAAGAATTTCCTGTGGATTCTGGTCCATTGGGTATTGAAAAGCCCCGGCTTCATCATCCATCCTTTTTCAATAAGGTTGAAAGTTCTATTTCATCTGATAGAATTCTCCATGACAGCCACCAAAGATTACCAAAGGAG ATGTATCACAGAGATGATCGCCCCAGACTAAATCATATGCTCTCTAGTTATCGTTCTTTTTCTG GTGATGATATCCCCTTTAGTAGGTCATCTTCCAGCCACAGGGATCTTGACTCTGAATCTGGCCATTCTGTATTGCATGCAGATACTCCAGTTGCAGTATTGCACGAAATTGCACTGAAGTGTGGAACTAAG GTGGACTTTATGTCATCTTTGGTTGCAAGCACTGAACTGAAGTTCTCCTTGGAG GCATGgttttctggaaaaaaaattggtcaTGGATTTGGCAGGACTAGGAAGGAAGCTCAAAATAAGGCTGCTAAGGATTCTATCGAACATTTGGCAG ATATATATTTGTCTAGTGCCAAGGATGAGCCTGGTTCCACATATGGCGATGTGAGTGGGTTTCCCAATGTAAATGACAATGGTTACATGGGTATTGCCAGCTCTCTTGGTAATCAACCATTGTCTAAAGAGGATTCAGCTTCATTTTCATCTGCATCTCCATCAAGAGCTTTAGATCCTAGGTTAGATGTCTCTAAGAGGTCAATGGGTTCGATCTCTGCCCTGAAAGAATTg TGCATGATGGAGGGTCTTGGTGTCAATTTTCTATCTACACCTGCTCCAGTGTCAACAAATTCAGTTCAAAAAGATGAAGTACATGCACAG GTCGAAATAGATGGCAAGATCTTTGGTAAAGGCATTGGATTAACATGGGATGAGGCTAAAATGCAG GCTGCCGAGAAGGCACTTGGAAATCTAAGATCAAAGCTTGGCCAAAGCATTCAGAAAATGCAGAGCTCTCCCAG GCCCCATCAGGGATTTTCAAATAAGCGTTTAAAGCAAGAATACCCTCGAACAATGCAGCGGATGCCCTCATCAGCTCGATATCCCAGGAATGCTCCACCAATTCCTTGA